In Labilibaculum sp. DW002, one DNA window encodes the following:
- a CDS encoding gliding motility-associated C-terminal domain-containing protein produces MKRNTTSILLIIILQFLYLSAEARDFYWIGGSGNFNDIQHWSDQPGGKVNPLALLPDKDDNVYFDQFSFPNPNAEVTITSVARCLNMHWGDVQNVPTLKTDNNVAHYLVIYGGVKFNDQMIIDLDRPLYFRANTLGNEIDFGGNTFNGDFYFENNGGWRITSTMDLLDNTIYFNQGVLSIEAELTCGSILSENSVSRELYLNASTVNLQKSGNPVISFQADNLDLYPGTSKIVVSSSNSTIQISGTKRIEFYDLVFTGNEGAIESSNILTSFHDVTFDLDGSLKGENDFNDLTLNAGHTYSINNGTQNVKGTFTALGECFAYVNLIGDAFGGNISAAAVNLNYLKVQNINALGTAIPFVANNSYNLGGNNTNWTFNAPSSADYTWIGTAGDGNWGTPSNWDSGCVPSRNNNAIIPATFVVNVDVPAECKDLIIDDNSTLEGTNRMEIYGSLAAGNCTWNFSGDTQFSGDNSNTIALNKDIIGPVFFNGSGDWTFATDLTVLNTVELIEGDVVTAGFKLTTAQFISTSTLYRTLDISNSDIIITDGVSRAWNVAGNNFTITSTNSEIRLTKDAAEFYNNSSDYLTYGRVVFNYPDGQVFLTNEGIVTEPSFESLLFNGNAKIAGNHQFDKLIFSKGKQYLFLAGSTQKIVVAEGLVAHGTCSDYITFKGEGGIAFFECDVASTDLIRLRIEDVNVIGSIGTLTAAESIGISGYDGWVFPNDLVGGTVYWTGNTDSDWFTADNWLGGCLPNRKDIVVFDDANVTNSYEVNISDRGKSAECLDMTWTNANLMSFTGDQPICIFGSTDFSGMDGSNFAYSGEFYFKSISSATIDAGAVTLLSDLNFEGTQKDDGTWDAGDWTLNSALNTTGTIVLENGDLISNDQDMEAGSFISNFGIDNTRSLTLGATKFRLERFEISPDGFALNSGTSEIIFTTGGDLIISKGAVPVTFYDVTFEDADGNAYIDTFSDDITFNNLVLNGNTYFRKKNDSEVSFAVESIQLAVGKTYVFESTQKYILGNLIANGACEGTIDITGSRADQAIFEAKTGVTSITANSVNILNVKAQPADVFIAKASIDLGGADGWKFEDEPAGTDLYWIGGTGNWDDPSHWATTSGATVADGCVPTAKDNVFFDIASFTDTEQTVYTGASDIRCRTMDWTGSEGARPNFEMGTTDITGVYIYGSLIFNSAVDIDLSAMVDFYFRAVEPQVINTFGYVFPNIVEFDGNGGEWKLLDNMQIEGDCFIRYGKLITDGNDLECKSITSTDPTEGINTRGLDIQNSNITITGKEDVLGRSIYINLADAYLDLGFEFLSTNSTITFVDDAEVFIAGATTHNISFNKLIFEKDGELDSGFSGITPYVDYLQFKENGSVNGKNKFGTVELGRGFEFKFQNGKTYEMDYLLAEGSCFAPIYLHSSKDGAGKETTILAANDVVGNFLQLKDIVGDASNGASYTAANSFDLGNVAGWTIDGVVAPIALYWTGNGDDDSWGNHENWSRAADGSEEGCVPTLNDDVFFTANSFLGSKLVELLADGKCHNMTWYDDVDPDANFTVDARLELGGFMDLTETMSMSMRGTFDFIGDGLAGDKVVDFANKSMDGDVIFNGDDQAWVWNSSLITSGDLYIESGSVTTGGNDFTIGKFSSLSLADFYAVRKFDMSGSLVSVISDANNSWNMKMNTDGGLDFIASSTAITFENGGGIYCETDANVTFGSVDFNNNGIIKILGSGKGTFGSVRFMEQGQIFGDNTFDNLEFTLGYENNTIESGKTITVIYDLKMEGVRCSYVFLKASIPGDKAFIHKPSGLFEKIYNSALTDIAGSSGTAGDHPVNYHYENDNSTGFYEKIDPTGEIDPPSFEDSFDQPREEWCSEIAVLDHVTRFPINNNTTFQWYYSADGTTDPYEALTGETNAIIEVDATGFYKVDVNYGINIVDGLQCKIESIIEVVLGTKSNVSLAITANNVKCFGEGNGRIIAEVTNQLYPEYQFTWVDEAGTDFTPLTSTNKLTWESTALNLTPGKYNITVADGKNCEFDTVVNIFDAYELLVDDITKKDLTCFTVPEGEILITATGGTGSLSYFLDNVLQASENITGLYSGDYTVHVGDENSCTTLDELVTINSNPEIVMDLNGTDLLCYNDNNGQFAPNITGGVLDYSYAWTGPSGYTASSANITGLAGGTYELSVTDAVNCVSVLSYELNEPLELVPNELVIEPANCNGEDSGEIFIEAKQGTPSYQYYLDGVESSTGIFPNLTPKDYILRIEDANSCVYESNVTVTEPGEIGFLVEDVVLPTCENSNNGIIRVTPYGGGSGYNYSWSGPNDFRSYDQNIENIAAGDYSLLITDKNNCSSEDVVDLNLGYTIQLGLVVEQHITIAGVNDGILAIETQEGTAPYIFTVSGPGGYTSTSPDDYDDHSFLIENLAGGVYTVVATDASGCSTVEKSIIIDEPGMVFTYIEELQAVGCVGSPVGELRANASGGNGSFTYTWSGPAGYSGVGQTISTLAAGTYTVTATSAGQTVSTTYELLTPDPLLVSIANVKNVSCNNAADGEIELDIDFGSAEYTIEWTNGTGFLSTAKHILDLEPGTYDYTVTSEYGCSVSGSQVIIEPNSLGLTVATVDISAAGERDGTLTADVTGGTAPYIFLVSGPNGYSFSESSNVSGNISISGLEMGVYEVVVLDANECRIEDSKKVHEPTKLLLFVTSKTNTTCPGGSDGAIEVGVLGESDVANLTYSWTGDHYFRSTDKDVSGLKAGTYTVTVYDSAGDPGYEEQSLQVTVAEPKELVAEFWKKDISCYGLNDGYINIHPQGGTPGYTYLWGGAGVDPNAEDQQNLAAGSYSVKLTDSRGCPSETVNFEITEPAEIIASIVDFYEPTCYGLEDGWLKLEIEDGTGPYLVNWDNYGSITKDIYDLETGDYNYIIVDKNGCEANGGMTLNQPDTLIAEVNNFTDVLCYGENKGSATVDISGGTPAYTIEWSDGQETEEATELYIGRYEVKVIDDHGCSDTSSVVLDQPEALALEIEAVRPTTVDANDGAISLDVVGGVEAYTINWNGIDYTGLYNDGLPRGNYDINIIDANGCVLDSTINLEYLFEKRIKIPKAFTPNSDGYNDYWDLERIEFVQYLKIVIYDRWGKAVYKFSGTGNEYRGTPWTGADGNTSLPIGSYYYAVELDDEKPIMGTVTILR; encoded by the coding sequence TTCTACTGGATTGGAGGATCAGGTAACTTTAATGATATTCAACATTGGAGTGATCAGCCAGGTGGAAAAGTGAATCCATTAGCCTTATTGCCGGATAAAGATGATAATGTCTACTTTGATCAGTTTTCATTTCCAAATCCTAATGCCGAAGTAACGATTACAAGTGTTGCCAGATGTTTAAATATGCATTGGGGGGATGTGCAGAATGTTCCTACCCTAAAAACAGATAATAATGTTGCGCATTATCTGGTTATTTATGGTGGTGTGAAATTCAATGATCAAATGATCATTGATTTGGATCGTCCACTTTATTTTAGAGCTAACACCTTAGGGAATGAAATTGATTTTGGAGGAAATACCTTTAATGGCGATTTCTATTTTGAAAACAATGGAGGCTGGAGAATAACCAGCACAATGGACCTTTTGGATAATACCATTTATTTTAATCAAGGAGTCTTAAGTATTGAGGCTGAATTAACATGTGGTAGTATTCTTTCAGAAAATTCGGTTTCTCGAGAGTTGTATTTAAACGCTTCAACAGTTAACCTTCAAAAAAGCGGTAATCCTGTCATCTCATTCCAGGCTGATAACCTAGACCTATATCCTGGAACATCCAAGATTGTAGTTAGTTCAAGTAATTCCACAATTCAAATATCAGGAACAAAGCGTATTGAATTTTACGATCTTGTTTTTACTGGAAACGAAGGTGCAATTGAAAGCTCGAATATACTTACTTCTTTTCATGACGTAACTTTTGATTTAGATGGAAGTTTAAAAGGTGAAAATGATTTTAATGATTTAACACTAAATGCAGGGCATACCTATTCTATCAATAATGGGACTCAGAATGTAAAGGGAACTTTTACTGCACTTGGAGAGTGTTTTGCATATGTTAATTTGATTGGTGATGCTTTTGGAGGAAATATTTCGGCGGCAGCAGTAAATCTAAATTATTTAAAAGTTCAGAATATTAATGCTCTTGGAACTGCAATCCCTTTTGTAGCAAACAACTCATACAATCTTGGTGGGAACAATACAAATTGGACGTTTAATGCTCCTTCTTCCGCCGATTATACCTGGATTGGAACTGCTGGAGATGGCAATTGGGGAACCCCTTCAAACTGGGACAGTGGTTGTGTGCCATCAAGGAATAACAATGCAATTATACCAGCTACTTTTGTAGTTAATGTAGATGTCCCTGCAGAATGTAAGGATCTTATTATTGACGATAACTCAACTCTTGAGGGTACAAATAGAATGGAGATTTATGGTTCTCTTGCAGCAGGTAATTGTACCTGGAATTTTTCTGGAGACACGCAGTTTAGTGGAGATAATTCAAATACCATTGCTTTAAACAAAGATATAATTGGTCCTGTATTCTTCAACGGATCGGGAGATTGGACATTCGCTACTGATCTTACGGTTTTAAATACAGTAGAGTTAATCGAAGGTGATGTTGTAACTGCAGGCTTTAAGCTTACAACAGCTCAATTTATTTCAACCAGTACTTTGTATCGAACACTTGATATTTCTAATTCGGATATTATTATTACTGATGGCGTTTCCAGAGCATGGAATGTAGCAGGGAATAATTTTACCATTACAAGTACCAATTCAGAAATACGATTGACGAAAGATGCTGCTGAATTTTATAATAACTCTTCTGATTACTTAACTTATGGTCGTGTGGTGTTTAATTACCCTGATGGCCAAGTGTTTTTAACCAATGAAGGAATTGTAACAGAGCCAAGTTTTGAATCCTTATTGTTTAACGGGAATGCAAAAATAGCAGGTAATCATCAGTTTGATAAGTTGATATTTAGCAAAGGTAAACAATACTTATTTTTGGCTGGAAGCACACAGAAAATAGTGGTTGCAGAAGGTTTAGTTGCTCACGGAACATGTTCTGATTACATTACTTTCAAAGGCGAAGGCGGTATTGCTTTCTTCGAATGCGATGTTGCTTCAACCGATTTGATTCGATTAAGAATTGAAGATGTAAATGTAATTGGAAGTATTGGTACACTTACTGCCGCCGAATCTATTGGGATTTCAGGATACGATGGTTGGGTTTTTCCTAATGATTTAGTAGGTGGAACCGTTTATTGGACTGGAAATACAGATAGTGATTGGTTTACAGCAGATAACTGGCTTGGCGGATGTTTGCCAAATCGTAAAGATATTGTTGTTTTTGATGATGCTAATGTTACCAATAGCTACGAGGTTAATATATCTGATAGAGGTAAATCAGCCGAATGTTTAGATATGACTTGGACAAATGCAAACCTGATGAGTTTTACTGGAGATCAGCCAATTTGCATTTTCGGATCAACTGATTTTTCAGGAATGGATGGCTCCAATTTTGCTTATTCTGGCGAATTTTATTTTAAATCGATTTCATCAGCGACAATAGATGCTGGTGCAGTAACTTTGCTTAGTGATTTGAATTTTGAAGGAACGCAGAAAGATGACGGGACTTGGGATGCTGGAGATTGGACATTAAATAGCGCTTTGAATACGACAGGAACAATAGTATTGGAGAATGGAGATTTAATCTCTAATGATCAAGATATGGAAGCAGGAAGTTTCATTTCTAATTTCGGTATTGACAATACCAGATCTTTAACTCTAGGAGCTACAAAGTTTAGATTAGAACGATTTGAGATTTCCCCTGATGGTTTTGCATTGAATTCAGGAACTTCAGAAATTATATTTACAACCGGAGGAGATTTAATAATATCTAAAGGAGCTGTGCCAGTAACATTTTACGATGTAACGTTTGAAGACGCTGATGGCAACGCATATATTGATACATTTTCAGATGACATCACTTTTAATAATTTAGTACTAAATGGCAATACATATTTTAGAAAGAAAAATGATTCTGAAGTAAGTTTTGCTGTGGAAAGTATTCAGTTAGCAGTAGGTAAAACTTATGTGTTTGAAAGTACTCAAAAATATATTCTGGGCAATTTAATCGCAAATGGAGCTTGTGAAGGAACTATAGATATTACAGGATCAAGAGCAGATCAGGCTATTTTTGAAGCCAAAACAGGAGTTACTAGTATCACTGCAAATTCAGTTAATATTTTAAATGTAAAAGCGCAGCCAGCGGATGTATTTATCGCTAAAGCTTCTATCGATTTAGGTGGGGCTGATGGTTGGAAGTTTGAAGATGAACCAGCAGGGACAGATTTGTATTGGATTGGTGGAACAGGGAATTGGGATGATCCTAGTCATTGGGCTACAACATCAGGAGCTACTGTAGCAGATGGTTGTGTGCCGACAGCTAAGGATAATGTGTTTTTTGATATTGCATCATTTACGGATACGGAACAAACTGTATATACAGGGGCAAGTGATATCCGCTGTAGAACAATGGATTGGACTGGTTCCGAAGGGGCGAGACCTAATTTTGAAATGGGAACGACTGATATTACAGGTGTTTATATCTATGGGTCATTAATATTTAATTCTGCTGTTGATATTGATTTATCAGCGATGGTTGATTTTTACTTTAGAGCAGTCGAACCACAGGTGATTAATACCTTTGGTTATGTGTTTCCAAATATCGTTGAGTTTGATGGTAATGGTGGAGAATGGAAATTGCTCGACAACATGCAAATAGAGGGTGATTGTTTTATCAGATATGGTAAGTTGATTACTGATGGTAATGACTTGGAATGCAAGAGTATCACTTCAACAGATCCTACTGAGGGGATCAATACTCGTGGATTAGACATTCAAAATTCGAATATTACCATTACGGGTAAGGAGGATGTATTAGGAAGATCTATTTACATTAATTTGGCTGATGCATACCTAGATTTAGGTTTTGAGTTTTTATCAACAAACAGTACAATTACTTTTGTTGATGATGCGGAGGTATTTATTGCAGGTGCTACAACTCACAATATTTCATTTAATAAATTAATTTTTGAGAAGGATGGAGAGTTAGATTCTGGATTTTCTGGAATTACACCTTATGTTGATTATTTGCAATTTAAAGAAAATGGCTCTGTAAATGGCAAAAATAAATTTGGAACGGTTGAATTAGGCCGTGGTTTCGAATTTAAATTTCAAAATGGGAAAACGTATGAGATGGATTACCTTTTAGCAGAAGGTAGCTGTTTTGCACCTATATATTTACATTCATCAAAGGATGGAGCTGGAAAAGAGACAACAATTTTAGCAGCTAATGATGTTGTTGGCAATTTCTTGCAATTAAAAGATATTGTTGGTGACGCTTCTAACGGAGCAAGCTATACTGCTGCGAATTCATTTGACCTTGGTAATGTTGCAGGATGGACAATAGATGGAGTGGTTGCTCCGATTGCTTTGTATTGGACTGGAAATGGTGATGACGATAGCTGGGGTAATCACGAAAATTGGAGTCGTGCTGCTGATGGTAGTGAAGAAGGTTGTGTACCTACTTTGAACGATGATGTGTTTTTTACTGCAAACTCATTTCTAGGAAGTAAACTAGTTGAGTTGCTTGCCGATGGCAAATGTCATAACATGACTTGGTATGATGATGTTGATCCAGATGCTAATTTTACTGTTGATGCTCGACTTGAATTAGGTGGTTTTATGGATTTAACAGAAACCATGTCAATGAGTATGAGAGGTACCTTTGATTTTATAGGTGATGGATTAGCTGGTGATAAAGTGGTTGATTTTGCTAATAAATCAATGGATGGAGATGTTATTTTTAACGGTGATGATCAAGCTTGGGTATGGAATTCAAGTCTGATTACGTCGGGAGATTTATATATAGAAAGTGGTTCTGTTACAACCGGTGGAAATGATTTTACGATTGGTAAGTTTAGTTCTTTATCATTAGCAGATTTTTATGCAGTTCGAAAATTTGATATGTCTGGTTCTTTAGTCAGTGTAATTTCTGATGCGAACAATTCATGGAATATGAAAATGAATACCGACGGAGGTTTGGATTTTATTGCAAGTTCTACTGCAATTACTTTTGAAAATGGCGGAGGAATTTATTGCGAAACAGATGCGAATGTAACTTTCGGCTCTGTAGATTTCAATAACAATGGAATAATAAAGATTCTAGGTAGTGGCAAAGGTACTTTTGGATCAGTTCGATTTATGGAACAAGGTCAGATTTTTGGAGACAATACTTTCGACAACCTTGAATTTACACTTGGATACGAGAACAATACAATCGAATCAGGAAAAACAATTACTGTTATTTATGATTTAAAAATGGAGGGTGTTCGTTGTTCATATGTTTTTCTAAAAGCAAGTATTCCTGGAGATAAGGCATTTATTCATAAACCATCAGGTTTATTTGAAAAGATTTACAATTCGGCATTAACTGATATTGCGGGTTCATCGGGAACAGCAGGAGATCATCCTGTTAATTATCATTATGAGAATGACAACAGCACAGGATTTTATGAGAAAATTGATCCTACAGGAGAAATAGATCCACCTTCGTTCGAAGATAGTTTTGATCAGCCAAGGGAAGAGTGGTGTAGTGAAATTGCTGTATTGGATCACGTAACTCGTTTCCCAATTAATAACAATACAACATTCCAATGGTATTATAGTGCAGATGGTACAACAGATCCTTATGAAGCATTAACTGGAGAAACAAATGCTATTATTGAAGTTGATGCAACAGGTTTCTATAAAGTTGATGTCAACTATGGAATTAATATTGTTGATGGTTTACAGTGTAAAATTGAATCAATTATAGAGGTTGTATTAGGAACAAAATCAAATGTTTCTTTGGCAATAACGGCAAATAATGTGAAGTGTTTCGGTGAAGGAAATGGTCGTATTATTGCTGAGGTTACTAATCAGTTGTACCCTGAATATCAATTTACTTGGGTTGATGAAGCGGGAACTGATTTTACTCCTTTAACTTCAACCAATAAATTGACTTGGGAAAGTACAGCATTAAACCTAACTCCTGGAAAATATAACATTACGGTAGCGGATGGTAAAAATTGCGAGTTTGATACGGTCGTAAATATTTTCGACGCGTACGAATTATTGGTTGATGATATCACGAAAAAAGACCTGACTTGTTTTACGGTTCCAGAAGGAGAAATTTTAATTACTGCAACCGGCGGTACAGGAAGTCTTTCGTACTTTTTAGATAATGTTCTGCAGGCTAGTGAAAATATCACAGGTCTTTATTCTGGTGACTATACAGTTCATGTTGGAGATGAGAATTCTTGTACAACTCTAGATGAATTAGTGACGATTAATTCAAACCCGGAAATTGTTATGGATTTGAATGGTACAGATTTGCTTTGTTACAATGATAATAACGGACAATTTGCCCCTAATATTACTGGTGGAGTTCTTGATTATTCTTATGCATGGACTGGTCCATCTGGCTATACTGCAAGTTCAGCAAATATTACAGGATTAGCAGGAGGTACTTATGAGCTAAGCGTAACTGATGCGGTTAATTGTGTATCTGTATTAAGTTATGAGTTAAATGAACCTTTGGAATTAGTGCCAAATGAGTTGGTGATTGAACCTGCTAATTGTAATGGTGAAGATTCTGGTGAGATATTTATTGAAGCAAAACAAGGAACTCCTTCTTACCAATATTATTTAGATGGTGTAGAAAGTTCCACAGGAATCTTTCCAAACTTGACTCCTAAAGATTACATACTGCGAATTGAAGATGCAAATTCATGTGTTTATGAATCGAATGTAACAGTTACAGAGCCTGGTGAAATAGGCTTCCTAGTTGAAGATGTAGTACTACCTACTTGTGAAAATTCTAATAATGGTATTATCAGAGTTACTCCTTATGGTGGAGGTAGTGGTTATAACTATAGTTGGTCAGGACCAAATGATTTTAGATCTTACGATCAGAATATCGAAAATATTGCCGCTGGAGATTACAGTTTATTAATTACAGATAAAAATAATTGTTCTTCCGAAGATGTTGTTGATTTAAATCTCGGTTATACCATTCAGTTAGGTTTGGTTGTAGAGCAACACATAACAATCGCTGGAGTGAATGATGGTATTCTTGCTATTGAAACTCAAGAAGGAACAGCTCCATATATATTTACAGTAAGTGGACCTGGTGGTTATACTTCTACAAGTCCTGATGATTACGATGATCATTCTTTCTTGATAGAGAACTTGGCTGGAGGTGTTTATACTGTTGTAGCAACTGATGCTTCAGGATGTTCAACCGTTGAGAAATCAATAATAATTGATGAACCGGGTATGGTTTTCACTTACATTGAAGAACTACAAGCCGTAGGTTGTGTTGGTAGTCCGGTTGGAGAATTAAGAGCAAATGCATCTGGAGGAAACGGAAGCTTTACTTATACTTGGTCTGGTCCTGCGGGATACTCAGGTGTTGGGCAAACAATTTCTACATTAGCTGCAGGAACTTATACTGTAACTGCAACTTCTGCAGGGCAAACAGTTTCAACCACCTATGAGTTGTTAACGCCAGATCCTTTATTGGTGAGTATTGCTAATGTAAAAAATGTGAGTTGTAATAATGCTGCCGATGGAGAAATAGAATTAGATATTGATTTTGGATCTGCAGAATATACGATTGAATGGACAAACGGTACAGGTTTCTTATCTACAGCAAAACACATTTTAGATTTAGAGCCAGGTACGTATGATTATACTGTTACTTCTGAATATGGATGTTCAGTTTCGGGTAGTCAAGTTATTATTGAACCAAACTCTCTTGGATTAACAGTTGCTACTGTTGATATTTCAGCGGCAGGTGAACGTGATGGTACTTTAACGGCTGATGTAACCGGAGGAACTGCACCATATATATTCTTAGTTTCAGGTCCAAATGGATATTCTTTTTCTGAATCATCAAACGTAAGTGGAAATATTTCGATTTCTGGTTTAGAAATGGGTGTTTACGAAGTTGTTGTTTTGGATGCGAATGAATGTAGAATTGAAGATTCGAAAAAAGTTCACGAGCCTACAAAATTATTATTGTTTGTAACTTCAAAAACCAATACAACTTGTCCGGGAGGTTCTGATGGGGCAATTGAAGTTGGCGTATTAGGTGAGAGTGATGTCGCTAACCTAACTTATAGTTGGACAGGTGATCATTATTTTAGAAGTACAGATAAGGATGTAAGTGGATTGAAAGCCGGAACGTACACCGTAACAGTATATGATTCCGCTGGAGATCCTGGCTACGAAGAGCAAAGCCTTCAAGTAACAGTTGCAGAACCAAAAGAATTGGTTGCTGAATTCTGGAAAAAAGATATTTCTTGTTATGGATTAAACGATGGATACATTAATATTCATCCACAAGGAGGAACACCAGGTTATACTTATTTATGGGGCGGTGCAGGAGTTGATCCAAACGCAGAAGATCAACAAAACCTAGCGGCAGGTTCTTATTCAGTTAAATTGACCGACAGCAGAGGTTGCCCATCTGAGACTGTTAACTTTGAAATTACAGAGCCAGCAGAAATTATTGCCTCTATTGTTGATTTTTACGAACCTACTTGTTATGGTTTAGAAGATGGATGGCTTAAGCTTGAAATAGAAGATGGTACAGGTCCGTATTTGGTAAATTGGGATAATTATGGTAGTATCACTAAAGATATTTATGATTTAGAAACAGGAGACTATAATTACATTATTGTTGATAAGAATGGTTGCGAAGCTAACGGAGGAATGACTTTAAATCAACCGGATACATTAATCGCTGAAGTGAATAATTTCACAGATGTGTTGTGTTATGGAGAGAATAAAGGTAGTGCCACGGTTGATATTAGTGGAGGAACCCCTGCTTATACAATAGAATGGTCAGATGGTCAGGAGACGGAAGAGGCGACTGAGCTTTATATTGGTAGATATGAGGTGAAAGTAATTGATGATCATGGTTGTTCCGATACTTCAAGTGTTGTTTTAGATCAACCGGAAGCACTTGCATTAGAAATAGAGGCTGTAAGGCCAACGACAGTGGATGCTAATGATGGAGCTATTAGTTTAGATGTTGTAGGTGGAGTTGAAGCATACACGATTAATTGGAATGGCATTGATTATACTGGATTGTATAATGATGGTCTTCCTAGAGGAAATTATGATATCAATATTATTGATGCCAATGGATGTGTTTTAGATTCGACTATTAATCTGGAGTATTTATTTGAGAAAAGAATTAAGATACCAAAAGCATTTACACCAAATAGTGATGGTTATAATGATTATTGGGATTTAGAAAGAATAGAGTTTGTGCAATATCTTAAGATCGTTATTTACGATCGATGGGGGAAAGCCGTTTACAAATTTAGTGGAACAGGTAACGAGTATCGCGGTACTCCTTGGACAGGAGCAGATGGCAATACATCACTGCCAATTGGTTCGTATTATTATGCCGTAGAGCTTGATGATGAAAAGCCAATAATGGGAACTGTTACTATTCTTCGTTAA